In the Moraxella osloensis genome, one interval contains:
- the crcB gene encoding fluoride efflux transporter CrcB, which translates to MPWLWIGLGAALGAILRWWLSRINSVHPWLPYGTLFANVLGGLLMGFALILTQKLHPNLRLFITTGFLGGLTTFSTFSAEVFTLLHTGKVWQGLALIGIHVLLTLVATAIGFYSLKLLS; encoded by the coding sequence ATGCCATGGCTATGGATAGGACTGGGGGCGGCATTGGGGGCAATTTTGCGCTGGTGGTTATCGAGAATCAACAGCGTACATCCTTGGTTGCCCTATGGCACACTATTTGCCAATGTACTGGGCGGGCTGTTGATGGGATTTGCCTTGATACTCACCCAAAAGTTGCACCCAAATTTACGACTGTTTATCACCACCGGGTTTTTGGGGGGACTGACAACGTTTAGTACCTTTAGTGCCGAAGTGTTTACTTTGTTGCATACTGGCAAGGTATGGCAAGGTTTAGCCTTGATTGGCATCCATGTGCTTTTAACCTTGGTTGCGACTGCCATTGGTTTTTATAGTCTTAAGCTACTAAGTTAA
- the pstB gene encoding phosphate ABC transporter ATP-binding protein PstB, whose product MTAKMQIRNLQFYYGKFLALKNINIDIADKKVTAFIGPSGCGKSTLLRTFNRMYDLYPGMSATGEINLDGQNILDKSVDVNLLRARVGMVFQKPTPFPMSIYDNVAFGVRLYESLSRAELDERVEWALKKSALWNEVKDKLKASGLSLSGGQQQRLCIARGVATRPEVLLLDEPTSALDPISTGSIEDLISDLKNDYTIAIVTHNMQQAARVSDYTAFMYLGEMMEMGDTDKMFTNPDRKETEEYITGKFG is encoded by the coding sequence ATGACCGCAAAAATGCAAATTCGTAATCTACAGTTTTATTACGGTAAATTTTTAGCCCTTAAAAATATCAACATCGATATCGCTGACAAAAAAGTCACTGCGTTTATTGGACCCTCAGGTTGTGGTAAATCAACGTTACTGCGTACCTTTAACCGTATGTATGACCTATATCCCGGCATGAGTGCCACGGGGGAAATCAACCTAGATGGACAAAACATCTTGGATAAATCTGTGGACGTCAACTTGCTGCGTGCTCGCGTGGGTATGGTATTCCAAAAACCAACGCCATTTCCGATGTCAATTTATGACAACGTGGCATTTGGTGTGCGTCTGTACGAAAGCCTAAGCCGCGCTGAACTAGACGAGCGCGTAGAATGGGCGCTCAAAAAATCGGCACTATGGAATGAAGTCAAAGATAAACTTAAAGCATCGGGTCTGTCATTGTCGGGTGGTCAGCAGCAGCGTCTGTGTATCGCCCGCGGTGTGGCAACCCGTCCTGAAGTATTGCTACTAGACGAACCCACCTCAGCACTTGACCCCATCTCAACAGGCTCAATTGAAGATTTGATTTCAGACTTAAAAAATGATTACACCATCGCCATCGTCACCCACAACATGCAGCAAGCGGCACGGGTGTCTGACTATACCGCGTTTATGTACTTGGGCGAGATGATGGAAATGGGGGATACTGATAAAATGTTCACCAACCCAGACCGTAAAGAAACTGAAGAATACATCACGGGTAAATTCGGCTAG
- the tsaD gene encoding tRNA (adenosine(37)-N6)-threonylcarbamoyltransferase complex transferase subunit TsaD, translated as MRVLGLETSCDETGLAIFDSDQRRQPNQGLVGQVLYSQIALHATYGGVVPELASRDHIRKLVPLLQQLLDDCQLNKTDIDAIAFTKGPGLVGALMTGALFGRSLAMALGIPAIGVHHMEGHLLAPLLGANPPDFPFVALLVSGGHTMLVAVKGIGQYEILGESIDDAAGECFDKAAKMLELPYPGGPNIARLAQTGNPLAYELPRPMLSKGLDFSFSGMKTAVHNLIKDHPTDSHNPEYAQTRADIAASFQYAMVDTLVKKCVKALQQTGMKRLVIAGGVSANQQLRESLAEALAKINATVHYAPPALCTDNGAMIAFAGWQRLNAGQHDELAVSCLPRWDMTMLPAVNPANP; from the coding sequence ATGCGTGTGCTAGGACTGGAAACATCCTGCGATGAAACGGGATTAGCCATTTTTGATAGTGACCAACGTCGCCAACCCAATCAAGGTTTGGTCGGACAAGTGCTATACAGTCAAATCGCGCTACATGCGACATATGGTGGGGTAGTCCCTGAACTTGCAAGCCGCGATCATATCCGTAAATTAGTGCCCTTGTTGCAGCAACTGCTGGATGACTGCCAACTCAACAAAACCGATATCGATGCAATTGCCTTTACCAAAGGTCCTGGACTGGTGGGCGCGTTGATGACTGGGGCATTATTTGGGCGCAGTTTGGCGATGGCATTGGGTATTCCTGCGATTGGCGTACATCACATGGAAGGACACTTACTCGCGCCGCTATTAGGCGCCAATCCGCCTGATTTTCCGTTTGTCGCGTTGCTGGTGTCGGGTGGACATACCATGTTAGTGGCGGTCAAAGGCATCGGACAATATGAAATATTAGGTGAGTCGATTGATGATGCCGCAGGCGAGTGCTTTGATAAAGCCGCTAAAATGCTAGAGTTACCTTATCCTGGTGGACCTAATATTGCACGCTTGGCGCAAACAGGCAATCCCTTAGCCTATGAATTACCGCGCCCGATGCTCAGCAAAGGATTGGATTTTTCTTTTAGTGGTATGAAAACCGCCGTGCATAATTTGATTAAAGACCATCCAACCGATAGTCATAATCCTGAGTATGCCCAGACGCGCGCCGATATTGCGGCAAGTTTTCAATATGCGATGGTCGATACGTTGGTTAAAAAATGCGTTAAAGCCTTGCAGCAAACGGGTATGAAACGTTTGGTGATCGCAGGCGGGGTGAGTGCCAATCAACAACTACGAGAATCGTTAGCCGAGGCATTAGCCAAAATCAATGCCACTGTGCATTATGCACCGCCTGCCTTGTGTACTGACAATGGCGCCATGATTGCCTTTGCCGGTTGGCAGCGCTTGAATGCCGGTCAACACGATGAGCTAGCGGTTAGCTGCTTGCCGCGTTGGGACATGACAATGCTGCCTGCTGTCAATCCAGCTAACCCATAA
- the pstA gene encoding phosphate ABC transporter permease PstA, protein MTTTNMNRNNAIYKRRRLSNALGLVFAGLSIVFGLTFLGLILFKLFLSGSHALLTMPIFTQDTPSPNEIGGLRNAIIGSIMVTGLGLVVGTPIGIMAGIYLAEFAENSWLGKVTRFMNDILLSAPSIVIGLFIFALMVQGRNFSGWAGAMALALLVIPVVVRTTENMLRLIPNTLREAAYALGTPKWKLVTSVTLRAAKTGVLTGILLAFARISGETAPLLFTALNNQFFSTDMGQPIANLPNVIYQYASQPYPISNQLAWAGALLITLTVLTLNILARALSGKEQSSH, encoded by the coding sequence ATGACTACTACCAATATGAATCGTAACAACGCCATCTACAAACGCCGCCGTCTAAGTAATGCTTTAGGACTGGTATTTGCCGGTTTGTCCATTGTATTTGGCTTGACCTTTTTAGGCTTAATTTTATTCAAATTGTTTTTATCAGGCTCGCATGCGTTATTGACCATGCCTATTTTTACTCAAGACACGCCATCGCCAAATGAAATCGGCGGTCTTCGCAATGCGATTATCGGCTCAATCATGGTGACAGGATTAGGGCTTGTAGTCGGTACGCCGATTGGTATCATGGCAGGTATTTATCTGGCTGAATTTGCCGAAAACAGCTGGCTTGGTAAAGTCACCCGTTTTATGAACGACATTTTGCTATCCGCACCTTCGATTGTGATTGGTCTATTTATTTTTGCGTTGATGGTACAAGGTCGGAACTTCTCAGGTTGGGCAGGTGCAATGGCTTTAGCGCTATTGGTTATTCCTGTGGTGGTACGTACCACCGAAAATATGCTTCGTCTAATTCCCAATACATTGCGTGAAGCGGCTTATGCGTTAGGGACGCCAAAATGGAAACTGGTAACATCAGTTACTCTGCGTGCTGCCAAAACTGGGGTATTAACAGGTATCTTACTTGCATTTGCGCGTATCTCGGGTGAGACCGCGCCGTTACTATTTACCGCGCTCAATAACCAATTCTTTAGTACCGATATGGGTCAACCCATTGCCAACTTACCAAACGTGATTTATCAATACGCCAGCCAACCATACCCTATTTCAAACCAATTGGCTTGGGCAGGTGCGTTACTCATCACCTTGACGGTATTAACATTGAATATTTTGGCACGTGCGCTCAGTGGTAAAGAGCAATCATCACATTGA
- the pstS gene encoding phosphate ABC transporter substrate-binding protein PstS, with translation MRYSLLSVIVASTLALTACGNKQADNQAAGASATSSTSTTGATGSNKNAVFTITGAGASFPQPIYAKWAGEFKNATGGQVNYQSIGSSGGIKQIQANTVDFGASDAPLSKEELDKSGLIQFPTVIGGVVPVVNIEGVTPGQLKLDGTTLANIYLGKITKWNDPAITALNPGVTLPDAPITTIFRSDGSGTTFNFASYLAAVSPEWKAGPGVDKSIKWPTAATGAGGKGNEGVASNVARAKNSIGYVEYAYAKQNKMSHTQLKNAAGNFVQPSAESFAAAGNADWKGTPGFNIVLTNQADSNAWPISAATFILIHTKPTNPENVKNTLKFFDWAYSSGDELAKSLDFVPFSAESKAIFREEWKKVVGADGKPLFSSDAATATASAAK, from the coding sequence ATGCGTTATTCATTATTAAGTGTTATCGTAGCATCGACCTTAGCATTAACCGCTTGTGGCAACAAACAAGCAGACAATCAAGCAGCGGGTGCCTCAGCAACGTCAAGCACTTCTACCACAGGCGCTACAGGTAGCAACAAAAACGCCGTATTTACCATCACAGGTGCAGGCGCCTCTTTCCCACAACCTATCTATGCTAAATGGGCAGGTGAGTTCAAAAACGCCACTGGCGGTCAAGTAAATTACCAATCAATCGGTTCATCAGGTGGTATCAAACAAATCCAAGCCAATACCGTTGACTTTGGTGCGTCGGATGCGCCTTTAAGCAAAGAAGAGTTGGATAAAAGCGGTTTAATCCAGTTCCCAACCGTTATCGGTGGTGTTGTACCGGTTGTTAACATCGAGGGTGTTACGCCCGGTCAATTAAAACTAGACGGTACCACCCTTGCTAATATCTACTTGGGTAAAATCACTAAATGGAATGACCCAGCGATTACCGCATTAAATCCAGGTGTGACACTGCCAGATGCGCCAATCACGACGATTTTCCGTTCTGACGGTTCAGGTACAACCTTTAACTTTGCAAGCTACTTAGCTGCTGTATCACCAGAATGGAAAGCAGGTCCAGGTGTGGATAAATCCATTAAATGGCCAACCGCCGCCACAGGTGCAGGTGGTAAAGGTAACGAAGGCGTGGCAAGTAACGTCGCTCGTGCCAAAAACTCAATCGGTTATGTTGAGTACGCTTACGCAAAACAAAACAAAATGTCGCATACACAGCTTAAAAACGCGGCGGGCAACTTTGTACAACCATCGGCTGAAAGCTTTGCCGCTGCAGGTAATGCAGATTGGAAAGGTACACCAGGCTTTAACATTGTATTGACTAACCAAGCAGATTCGAATGCATGGCCAATTTCTGCGGCAACATTTATCTTAATCCATACTAAACCAACCAACCCAGAAAACGTCAAAAATACCCTTAAATTCTTTGATTGGGCGTATTCAAGCGGTGATGAACTAGCAAAATCATTGGACTTTGTACCATTCTCAGCAGAAAGCAAAGCTATCTTCCGCGAAGAGTGGAAAAAAGTTGTAGGGGCTGATGGTAAGCCACTATTTAGCTCAGATGCTGCCACGGCAACTGCGTCAGCGGCAAAATAA
- the pstC gene encoding phosphate ABC transporter permease subunit PstC: MSDLHAKLAKQKQLDWLFVNATRLFAFIVLLLLGGILISLLLGALPSMKAFGINFYTSKDWDTGMDVYGALAPIYGTLVTSIIAILVAVPVSFGIAMFLTELCPAWLRRPLGIAIELLAGIPSIIYGMWGFFVFAPWFSEHIQPWLIDHLGDVPFVGRLFQGAPMGIGLFTASLILAVMIIPFIASVMRDVFSITPKMLKESAYGLGSTTWEVMRYVVLPYTKAGVVGGIILGLGRALGETMAVTFVIGNAYNVSPSLFQSGVSITSALANEFAESEGLHQSSLLHLGFLLFIITFIVLVISKLMLSRMDKNAGTK, from the coding sequence ATGTCGGATTTACACGCAAAACTCGCAAAGCAAAAACAATTAGACTGGTTGTTTGTCAACGCGACCCGTCTTTTTGCGTTTATCGTGCTGTTGTTGTTAGGTGGTATCTTAATTTCACTATTGCTTGGCGCATTGCCAAGTATGAAGGCGTTTGGCATTAACTTTTATACCAGTAAAGACTGGGATACAGGGATGGATGTATACGGCGCACTCGCACCAATCTACGGGACACTTGTGACTTCGATTATTGCTATTTTAGTCGCTGTGCCAGTAAGTTTTGGTATTGCCATGTTTTTAACTGAGTTATGTCCAGCATGGTTACGACGTCCACTTGGTATTGCCATTGAGTTGTTAGCGGGTATCCCTTCAATTATCTATGGTATGTGGGGCTTTTTCGTATTTGCGCCTTGGTTTTCAGAGCATATCCAGCCTTGGCTGATTGACCATTTGGGTGATGTGCCTTTTGTGGGTCGTTTATTCCAAGGTGCGCCGATGGGTATTGGTCTATTCACCGCAAGTTTGATTTTGGCCGTCATGATTATCCCGTTTATTGCATCGGTCATGCGTGACGTTTTCTCCATTACGCCAAAGATGCTTAAAGAATCTGCCTATGGTTTGGGTTCAACCACTTGGGAAGTGATGCGATACGTGGTGTTGCCTTATACCAAAGCCGGTGTGGTGGGCGGTATCATTTTGGGATTGGGTCGCGCATTGGGTGAAACCATGGCAGTCACCTTTGTTATTGGTAACGCTTATAATGTCAGTCCAAGTTTGTTCCAGTCAGGGGTGTCAATCACCTCGGCATTGGCAAATGAATTTGCAGAGTCTGAAGGCTTGCACCAATCATCGCTACTACATTTAGGTTTCTTACTATTTATCATTACCTTTATTGTACTGGTGATTTCAAAATTGATGCTGAGTCGTATGGATAAAAATGCGGGTACAAAATAA
- the efeO gene encoding iron uptake system protein EfeO encodes MLSRTFTLLILPLTISALLLTACQKTEQKTDVAPAASSAATAPATSNASAVTASAQSSVDMSKETAEYKAWVQTQIDSLLADTQKFVALLEAGKLEEAKALYPKARMYFERSEPIAESFGDLDPRIDNREADLEPNEVWTGFHAIEKILWTQNTTKGTEKLGKQLIADVKELHAKIPTAEVTGDLMVQGSVDLLNEVSTSKITGEEEIFSHTDLYDFKANIEGAEKIFAILKPKIQAKNPALVTELEQKFAAVNQLLAKHQVGQQDYKSYKELTPADTKALAEAVNRLGESLAQMGIVLQ; translated from the coding sequence ATGTTGAGCCGTACGTTTACTTTATTAATATTACCCCTAACGATATCTGCATTACTCTTGACGGCTTGCCAAAAAACCGAGCAAAAAACCGACGTAGCACCTGCTGCAAGTAGTGCCGCCACAGCGCCTGCAACGAGCAATGCTTCTGCAGTCACAGCGTCAGCGCAGAGCTCAGTTGATATGAGCAAAGAAACGGCAGAATACAAAGCTTGGGTACAAACCCAAATTGATAGCTTGCTCGCCGATACCCAAAAATTTGTCGCACTGCTCGAAGCGGGTAAATTAGAAGAGGCGAAGGCGTTATATCCAAAAGCGCGCATGTATTTTGAGCGCTCAGAGCCGATTGCTGAAAGTTTTGGCGACCTTGACCCGCGTATCGATAACCGTGAAGCCGACCTTGAGCCCAATGAAGTATGGACAGGCTTCCATGCGATTGAAAAAATCTTGTGGACACAAAATACCACCAAAGGCACCGAAAAACTGGGTAAACAACTGATTGCAGATGTCAAAGAATTGCACGCCAAAATTCCGACGGCAGAGGTCACAGGCGACTTGATGGTGCAAGGTTCAGTAGATTTGCTCAATGAAGTATCAACGAGCAAAATCACCGGCGAAGAAGAAATTTTCTCGCATACAGACTTGTATGATTTTAAAGCCAATATTGAAGGCGCCGAGAAAATATTTGCCATTTTAAAACCAAAAATCCAAGCCAAAAACCCAGCGTTAGTCACGGAGCTTGAGCAAAAATTTGCTGCAGTCAACCAACTACTTGCCAAACACCAAGTCGGGCAACAAGACTATAAATCCTACAAAGAGTTAACCCCTGCAGATACCAAAGCGCTAGCCGAAGCGGTGAATAGACTTGGCGAATCCTTAGCGCAGATGGGCATTGTATTGCAATAA